In one window of Macadamia integrifolia cultivar HAES 741 chromosome 2, SCU_Mint_v3, whole genome shotgun sequence DNA:
- the LOC122070927 gene encoding uncharacterized protein LOC122070927 — protein MRRSLLRFAPHYARNLLSPSTFRPNPISPAITITSTPWKLRFFSSENDSSNESRPQRKQVPLDNEDISNKEFKDRIERYFNGDEEAIPSIFEAILKRKLLGKHEETDDELIEEIRQQPIDDVKDKEFESDFEELSTDEEIDNLDNARQYVVEKKLMKDE, from the exons ATGAGACGAAGTCTGTTAAGATTCGCCCCCCACTATGCTCGCAATCTTCTCTCCCCTTCAACTTTCAGACCAAACCCTATTTCCCCTGCCATCACTATCACTTCAACTCCTTGGAAGCTTAGATTCTTCTCATCCGAAAACGATTCATCCAACGAAAGCCGACCACAGAGGAAACAAGTTCCGCTCGATAATGAAGACATCAGCAACAAAG AGTTCAAAGATCGGATAGAGAGGTACTTTAATGGCGATGAAGAGGCAATTCCTTCGATCTTTGAAGCCATACTGAAGAGGAAGCTACTGGGGAAGCATGAGGAGACCGACGATGAATTGATTGAGGAGATCCGGCAACAGCCCATCGATGATGTTAAGGACAAGGAATTCGAATCGGACTTTGAGGAGCTCTCCACCGATGAGGAGATCGATAATTTGGACAATGCGAGGCAATACGTGGTGGAGAAGAAACTGATGAAGGATGAGTAG